One window from the genome of Streptomyces sp. NBC_00708 encodes:
- the moaA gene encoding GTP 3',8-cyclase MoaA, producing MLIDTYDRVATDLRVSLTDRCNLRCTYCMPEEGLQWLAKPDLLSDDEIVRLVRVAVTRLGVTEVRFTGGEPLLRPGLVSIVQQCAALDPRPRMSLTTNGIGLKRTAAALKDAGLDRVNVSLDTLRPEVFKTLTRRDRHHDVLAGLEAAHEAGLTPVKVNTVLMPGLNDDEAPDLLAWAVEHGYELRFIEQMPLDAQHGWKRDGMITAGDILASLRTRFDLTPEDDGERGSAPAERWTVDGGPHRVGVIASVTRPFCRACDRTRLTADGQVRTCLFAREETDLRGALRSDAPDEEIARIWKLAMWGKKAGSGLDDPSFLQPDRPMSAIGG from the coding sequence ATGCTCATCGACACCTACGACCGGGTCGCCACCGACCTGCGCGTCTCGCTCACCGACCGCTGCAACCTGCGCTGCACGTACTGCATGCCCGAGGAGGGCCTGCAGTGGCTCGCCAAGCCCGACCTGCTCAGCGACGACGAGATCGTCCGGCTCGTCCGCGTCGCCGTCACCCGGCTCGGCGTCACCGAGGTCCGCTTCACCGGCGGCGAACCGCTGCTGCGCCCCGGACTCGTCTCCATCGTCCAGCAGTGCGCGGCCCTCGACCCGCGCCCCAGGATGTCCCTCACCACCAACGGCATCGGGCTGAAGCGGACCGCCGCCGCGCTCAAGGACGCGGGGCTCGACCGGGTCAACGTCTCGCTCGACACCCTGCGGCCCGAGGTGTTCAAGACCCTCACCCGCCGCGACCGCCACCACGACGTGCTGGCGGGCCTGGAGGCCGCCCACGAGGCCGGGCTCACCCCGGTCAAGGTCAACACCGTCCTGATGCCGGGGCTCAACGACGACGAGGCCCCCGACCTGCTCGCCTGGGCCGTCGAGCACGGCTACGAGCTCCGCTTCATCGAGCAGATGCCGCTCGACGCCCAGCACGGCTGGAAGCGCGACGGCATGATCACCGCGGGCGACATCCTCGCGTCCCTGCGCACCCGCTTCGACCTCACCCCCGAGGACGACGGCGAGCGCGGCTCCGCCCCCGCCGAGCGCTGGACCGTCGACGGCGGCCCGCACCGGGTCGGCGTCATCGCCTCTGTCACCCGCCCGTTCTGCCGGGCCTGCGACCGCACCCGCCTCACCGCCGACGGACAGGTCCGCACCTGCCTCTTCGCCCGCGAGGAGACCGACCTGCGCGGCGCGCTGCGCTCGGACGCGCCCGACGAGGAGATCGCCCGGATCTGGAAGCTCGCCATGTGGGGCAAGAAGGCCGGTTCCGGCCTTGACGACCCGAGCTTCCTCCAGCCCGACCGCCCGATGTCCGCGATCGGCGGCTGA
- a CDS encoding cation acetate symporter, whose protein sequence is MSAAYHSPHAAVTLAASATEHRPLIITLFAVFVAATLGITVWAGRQTRSAADFYAGGRQFTAFQNGLAVSGDYMSAASFLGIAGAIALFGYDGFLYSIGFLVAWLVALLLVAEPLRNSGRYTMGDVLAYRMRQRPVRTAAGVSTIVVSIFYLLAQMAGAGVLVSLLLGITSDAGKILIVALVGVLMIVYVTIGGMKGTTWVQMVKAVLLIAGAILMTLMVLWKFDFNVSDLLGTAAEKSGHGSAFLEPGLKYGATGTSKLDFLSLGIALVLGTAGLPHILIRFYTVPTAKAARKSVNWAIGIIGAFYLMTIALGFGAAALIGPEEIKAKNPAGNAAAPQLAEYLGGVGTTGGAVLLAVISAVAFATILAVVAGLTLASSSSFAHDIYANVIRKGKATEKEEMKAARWATVFIGAAAIVLGAFARDMNVAGLVALAFAVAASANLPTILYSLFWKRFTTQGALWSIYGGLASSVILVLFSPVVSGNEKTSMFKGVDFAWFPLENPGLISIPLGFLLGWIGSLLSKEEPDKGKYAELEVKSLTGIGAH, encoded by the coding sequence ATGAGCGCCGCGTACCACTCCCCGCACGCCGCCGTGACCCTCGCCGCCTCGGCCACCGAGCACCGGCCGCTGATCATCACCCTCTTCGCGGTCTTCGTCGCCGCCACCCTCGGGATCACCGTCTGGGCCGGCCGCCAGACCCGCAGCGCCGCCGACTTCTACGCGGGCGGGCGCCAGTTCACCGCCTTCCAGAACGGTCTCGCGGTCTCCGGCGACTACATGTCCGCCGCGTCCTTCCTCGGCATCGCCGGCGCCATCGCCCTCTTCGGCTACGACGGCTTCCTCTACTCCATCGGCTTCCTCGTCGCCTGGCTCGTCGCGCTCCTGCTCGTCGCCGAGCCGCTGCGCAACTCCGGCCGCTACACCATGGGCGACGTCCTCGCCTACCGGATGCGCCAGCGCCCGGTCCGCACCGCGGCCGGCGTCTCCACCATCGTCGTGTCGATCTTCTACCTGCTGGCGCAGATGGCGGGCGCGGGCGTCCTGGTCTCCCTGCTCCTCGGCATCACCAGCGACGCCGGAAAGATCCTCATCGTTGCGCTGGTCGGCGTACTGATGATCGTCTACGTCACCATCGGCGGCATGAAGGGCACCACCTGGGTGCAGATGGTCAAGGCCGTGCTGCTCATCGCCGGCGCCATCCTGATGACGCTCATGGTGCTGTGGAAGTTCGACTTCAACGTCTCCGACCTGCTGGGCACCGCCGCCGAGAAGAGCGGCCACGGCTCCGCGTTCCTGGAGCCCGGCCTGAAGTACGGCGCCACCGGCACCTCGAAACTGGACTTCCTCTCCCTCGGCATCGCCCTCGTCCTCGGCACCGCCGGACTGCCGCACATCCTGATCCGCTTCTACACGGTGCCCACCGCCAAGGCCGCCCGTAAGTCCGTCAACTGGGCCATCGGCATCATCGGCGCCTTCTACCTGATGACGATCGCCCTCGGCTTCGGCGCCGCCGCCCTCATCGGCCCCGAGGAGATCAAGGCGAAGAACCCCGCCGGCAACGCGGCCGCCCCGCAGCTCGCCGAATACCTCGGCGGGGTCGGCACCACCGGCGGCGCCGTCCTGCTCGCCGTCATCTCCGCGGTCGCCTTCGCCACCATCCTCGCCGTCGTCGCCGGACTGACCCTCGCCTCCTCGTCCTCCTTCGCGCACGACATCTACGCCAACGTCATCCGCAAGGGGAAGGCCACCGAGAAGGAGGAGATGAAGGCCGCCCGCTGGGCCACCGTCTTCATCGGCGCCGCCGCGATCGTCCTCGGCGCGTTCGCCCGCGACATGAACGTCGCAGGCCTCGTCGCCCTGGCCTTCGCCGTCGCCGCGTCCGCCAACCTGCCGACGATCCTCTACAGCCTCTTCTGGAAGCGCTTCACCACCCAGGGCGCGCTGTGGTCGATCTACGGCGGCCTGGCCTCCTCCGTGATCCTGGTGCTGTTCTCGCCGGTCGTCTCCGGCAACGAGAAGACCTCGATGTTCAAGGGCGTCGACTTCGCCTGGTTCCCGCTGGAGAACCCCGGCCTGATCTCCATCCCGCTCGGCTTCCTGCTCGGCTGGATCGGCTCCCTCCTGTCCAAGGAGGAGCCCGACAAGGGCAAGTACGCCGAACTGGAGGTCAAGTCCCTCACCGGCATCGGCGCCCACTGA
- a CDS encoding DUF485 domain-containing protein has translation MATDAPPPEGSTDKSPAQPTTEAFLAEQASAEFGELRRSHRSFAFPLTIAFVLWYLLYVLLSNYAGGFMGTKVFSNINVAFVFGLAQFLTTFLIAWFYSRHANAKLDPKAEAIKSRMEADV, from the coding sequence GTGGCTACCGATGCACCGCCGCCCGAGGGCAGTACGGACAAGAGCCCTGCCCAGCCCACGACCGAGGCGTTCCTCGCGGAGCAGGCCAGCGCGGAATTCGGCGAACTGCGCCGCTCCCACCGCTCGTTCGCCTTCCCGCTGACCATCGCCTTCGTCCTCTGGTACCTGCTGTACGTGCTGCTCTCCAACTACGCGGGCGGCTTCATGGGCACCAAGGTGTTCAGCAACATCAACGTGGCCTTCGTCTTCGGCCTCGCCCAGTTCCTCACCACCTTCCTCATCGCCTGGTTCTACTCGCGGCACGCCAACGCGAAGCTCGACCCGAAGGCCGAGGCCATCAAGTCCCGTATGGAGGCCGACGTATGA
- a CDS encoding S8 family serine peptidase: MAHLGSRRTRALTLPVGLALTASLGFLPAGAASAAPAHGAPPAAAPADGPELSYVVNTRGGAGTVKQVRTAIERAGGTVVIAYDRIGVIVVHSKNPDFAKTVRKVRGVQSAGATRTNPIVPQATKDIGVDQPLTAAQEKAAAAEATADQDPMEPLQWDLPAIKADKAHQKSLGSSKVTVAVIDTGVDDTHPDLAPNFDRAASANCVSGAPDTTDGAWRPKTGESDHGTHVAGTIAAAKNGIGVTGVAPGVKVSGIKVGNPDGFFYTEAVVCGFVWAAEHGVDVTNNSYYTDPWMYNCKNDPDQGALVEAVYRATRYAELRGAVNVAAAGNSAEDLAADSIEDTTSPNDTTPGSRTVDPRQCLDIPTMLPGVVTVSATGAKGLKASYSNYGNGVIDVAAPGGDSTVYQTPEPPATSGLILSTLPGGKYGYKAGTSMASPHVAGVVALIKSKHPYAPPAAVKALLTLEADAKACGAPYDIDGDGTVDAVCEGGKNRNGFYGAGVVDALDAVRW; encoded by the coding sequence ATGGCTCATCTGGGATCCAGACGGACGCGCGCACTGACGCTGCCCGTCGGATTGGCCCTCACCGCCTCGCTCGGCTTCCTGCCGGCGGGTGCCGCCTCCGCGGCCCCGGCGCACGGCGCGCCCCCGGCCGCCGCACCGGCGGACGGTCCGGAACTGTCGTACGTGGTCAACACGCGGGGCGGGGCCGGCACCGTCAAGCAGGTACGCACGGCGATAGAACGGGCCGGCGGCACGGTGGTGATCGCCTATGACCGGATCGGTGTCATCGTCGTCCACTCGAAGAACCCGGACTTCGCGAAGACGGTCCGGAAGGTCAGGGGCGTCCAGTCGGCGGGCGCCACGCGCACCAATCCGATCGTGCCGCAGGCCACCAAGGACATCGGGGTGGACCAGCCGCTGACCGCCGCGCAGGAGAAGGCCGCCGCGGCGGAGGCGACGGCGGACCAGGACCCGATGGAGCCGTTGCAGTGGGACCTGCCGGCCATCAAGGCGGACAAGGCCCACCAGAAGTCGCTGGGCAGCTCCAAGGTGACCGTCGCGGTCATCGACACCGGCGTGGACGACACCCACCCGGACCTCGCGCCGAACTTCGACCGCGCGGCCTCCGCCAACTGCGTGTCCGGCGCCCCGGACACCACGGACGGCGCCTGGCGCCCGAAGACCGGCGAGAGCGACCACGGCACCCATGTCGCGGGCACCATCGCGGCGGCGAAGAACGGCATCGGCGTGACGGGCGTGGCGCCGGGCGTGAAGGTCTCCGGTATCAAGGTCGGCAACCCGGACGGCTTCTTCTACACGGAGGCCGTCGTCTGCGGCTTCGTCTGGGCCGCCGAGCACGGGGTCGACGTCACCAACAACAGCTATTACACCGATCCTTGGATGTACAACTGCAAGAACGACCCCGACCAGGGCGCCCTGGTCGAGGCCGTGTACCGGGCCACCCGGTACGCCGAGCTCAGGGGCGCGGTCAACGTCGCCGCCGCGGGCAACTCCGCCGAGGACCTGGCGGCGGACTCCATCGAGGACACGACCAGCCCGAACGACACCACCCCGGGCAGCCGGACCGTCGACCCGCGCCAGTGCCTGGACATCCCGACGATGCTGCCGGGTGTCGTGACGGTCTCGGCGACCGGCGCGAAGGGCCTGAAGGCCTCGTACTCGAACTACGGGAACGGCGTCATCGACGTGGCCGCGCCGGGCGGCGACTCGACGGTCTACCAGACGCCCGAACCGCCGGCGACGAGCGGGCTGATCCTCTCGACGCTGCCGGGCGGCAAGTACGGCTACAAGGCCGGTACGTCGATGGCGTCCCCGCACGTCGCGGGCGTCGTGGCCCTGATCAAGTCGAAGCACCCGTACGCGCCGCCCGCCGCGGTCAAGGCGCTGCTGACGCTGGAGGCGGACGCGAAGGCGTGCGGCGCGCCGTACGACATCGACGGTGACGGCACGGTCGACGCGGTCTGCGAGGGCGGCAAGAACCGCAACGGCTTCTACGGGGCCGGTGTGGTCGACGCGCTGGACGCCGTGCGCTGGTGA
- a CDS encoding zinc-dependent alcohol dehydrogenase family protein: MRATVIHAPHDIRVQEVPDPVIQQPTDVVLRVLRACICGSDLWAYRGESARQPGQRIGHEFLGIVEEAGPEVRGFAVGDLVVAPFVWSDGTCAYCAEGLTTSCPRGGFWGSVGSDGGQGEAVRVPFADGTLVALPTAAASDDRLLTALLALSDVLGTGHHAAVGAGVRAGSTVAVVGDGAVGLCGVMAAKRLGAERIIALGRHTARTDIARDFGATDVVAERGDAAVAAVRELLGGEGAHCVIEAVGTEQSMRTAVGITRDGGAIGYVGVPHGSGTGLDLGDMFDRNIALRGGVAPVRTYIPELLPDVLDGTIDPSPVFDLSVGLDDVPAGYRAMDERTALKVLITP; this comes from the coding sequence ATGCGCGCCACCGTCATCCACGCCCCCCACGACATCCGCGTGCAGGAGGTCCCCGACCCCGTGATCCAGCAGCCCACGGACGTGGTGCTGCGGGTCCTGCGGGCCTGCATCTGCGGCAGCGACCTGTGGGCCTACCGCGGTGAGTCCGCCCGGCAGCCCGGCCAGCGCATCGGCCACGAATTCCTCGGGATCGTCGAGGAGGCCGGGCCCGAGGTGCGCGGGTTCGCCGTCGGGGACCTGGTCGTCGCGCCCTTCGTCTGGTCCGACGGCACCTGCGCGTACTGCGCCGAGGGGCTGACCACCTCCTGCCCGCGGGGCGGCTTCTGGGGCTCGGTGGGCTCCGACGGCGGGCAGGGCGAGGCCGTCCGCGTCCCCTTCGCCGACGGCACGCTGGTCGCCCTGCCCACCGCCGCGGCCTCCGACGACCGGCTGCTCACCGCGCTGCTGGCCCTGTCCGACGTGCTCGGCACCGGCCACCACGCGGCGGTCGGCGCCGGGGTGCGGGCCGGTTCGACCGTCGCCGTCGTCGGGGACGGGGCCGTCGGGCTGTGCGGAGTGATGGCCGCCAAGCGGCTCGGCGCCGAGCGGATCATCGCGCTCGGCCGGCACACGGCGCGCACCGACATCGCCCGGGACTTCGGCGCCACCGACGTCGTCGCCGAGCGCGGTGACGCGGCGGTCGCGGCCGTACGGGAACTGCTCGGCGGCGAGGGCGCGCACTGCGTGATCGAGGCCGTGGGCACCGAGCAGTCGATGCGCACCGCCGTCGGCATCACCCGGGACGGCGGGGCGATCGGCTACGTCGGCGTCCCGCACGGCAGCGGCACCGGGCTGGACCTCGGCGACATGTTCGACCGGAACATCGCCCTGCGCGGCGGCGTCGCCCCCGTGCGCACGTACATCCCGGAGCTGCTGCCCGACGTGCTGGACGGCACCATCGACCCCTCACCCGTCTTCGACCTGTCCGTCGGCCTCGACGACGTACCGGCCGGTTACCGGGCGATGGACGAGCGCACGGCGCTGAAGGTCCTCATCACGCCGTGA
- a CDS encoding lysoplasmalogenase produces the protein MSEGTVAEGRERYARPLLIAFLIACAVDLVGVLTGPEWLHLGAKPLLMPLLAGYAFARRGPRPLIAALLCGWAGDVFLLADSDPAFLVGMASFAAGHVCYLVLFGRARGALLPGIAYAVVLVVFVALIWDGLPAGLRIPMAGYSLLLTAMAYRSGVLGRYAATGGALFLLSDALIATGIADWPQLPAPGFWVMLTYVAAQLLLTLGALAPASREPGPGAYRERSISI, from the coding sequence ATGAGCGAGGGCACGGTCGCCGAGGGGCGCGAGCGGTACGCGCGCCCGCTGCTCATCGCCTTCCTCATCGCGTGCGCCGTCGACCTCGTCGGCGTCCTCACCGGCCCGGAGTGGCTCCACCTCGGCGCCAAGCCGCTGCTGATGCCGCTGCTCGCCGGGTACGCGTTCGCCCGGCGCGGGCCCCGGCCGCTGATCGCCGCGCTGCTGTGCGGCTGGGCGGGCGACGTGTTCCTGCTGGCCGACTCCGATCCCGCGTTCCTCGTCGGGATGGCCTCCTTCGCCGCCGGGCACGTCTGCTACCTGGTGCTGTTCGGCCGGGCGCGCGGGGCGCTGCTGCCCGGGATCGCGTACGCCGTCGTGCTCGTCGTCTTCGTCGCGCTGATCTGGGACGGGCTGCCGGCGGGGCTGCGGATCCCGATGGCCGGCTACAGCCTGCTGCTGACCGCCATGGCGTACCGCTCCGGCGTCCTCGGCCGGTACGCGGCCACCGGCGGCGCCCTCTTCCTGCTCTCCGACGCGCTCATCGCCACCGGCATCGCCGACTGGCCGCAGCTGCCGGCCCCCGGCTTCTGGGTGATGCTCACCTATGTGGCCGCACAGCTCCTGCTGACCCTGGGCGCGCTCGCCCCGGCTTCGAGGGAGCCCGGGCCGGGGGCGTACCGTGAAAGGAGTATCAGCATCTGA
- a CDS encoding sterol desaturase family protein, protein MPTNLPDVVLWSIPAFVLLTVLEMALHHFHPDEDAAGYEAKDAATSITMGLGSLVFDLMWKVPIVALYTAVYELTPLRVPVLWWTVPLMLLAQDFFYYWSHRGHHVIRILWACHVVHHSSEKFNLSTALRQPWTSLTSWPFYLPLIACGVHPAALAFCSSANLVYQFWVHTERIDKLPRPFEYVLNTPSHHRVHHASQGGYLDRNFGGILIVWDRWFGSFASETVRPVYGLTKNIHTYNPLRVATHEYAAIARDIRAAGSWSERAGRVFRGPGWQPAGAASRTAPAGPVAAPAPEHTG, encoded by the coding sequence ATGCCGACGAACCTGCCCGATGTAGTGCTCTGGTCCATACCGGCCTTCGTCCTGCTCACGGTCCTGGAAATGGCGCTCCACCACTTCCACCCCGACGAGGACGCCGCCGGGTACGAGGCGAAGGACGCCGCCACCAGCATCACCATGGGGCTGGGCAGTCTGGTCTTCGACCTGATGTGGAAAGTGCCCATCGTCGCCCTCTACACCGCTGTGTACGAGCTGACGCCGCTGCGCGTGCCGGTGCTGTGGTGGACGGTTCCGCTGATGCTGCTCGCGCAGGACTTCTTCTACTACTGGTCCCACCGGGGCCACCACGTCATCCGCATCCTGTGGGCCTGCCACGTGGTCCACCACTCCAGCGAGAAGTTCAACCTCTCCACCGCGCTGCGCCAGCCCTGGACCTCGCTGACGTCCTGGCCGTTCTATCTGCCGCTCATCGCGTGCGGGGTGCACCCGGCGGCGCTCGCGTTCTGCTCGTCGGCCAACCTGGTCTACCAGTTCTGGGTGCACACCGAACGGATCGACAAGCTGCCCAGGCCCTTCGAGTACGTGCTCAACACGCCCTCCCACCACCGGGTGCACCACGCCTCCCAGGGCGGCTACCTCGACCGCAACTTCGGCGGCATCCTCATCGTGTGGGACCGCTGGTTCGGCTCGTTCGCCTCGGAGACGGTGCGGCCGGTGTACGGGCTCACCAAGAACATCCACACGTACAACCCGCTGCGGGTCGCCACCCACGAGTACGCCGCCATCGCCCGGGACATCCGGGCGGCGGGCAGCTGGAGCGAGCGGGCCGGCCGGGTCTTCCGCGGACCGGGCTGGCAGCCGGCCGGGGCCGCGTCCCGTACCGCGCCCGCCGGACCTGTCGCCGCCCCCGCGCCGGAGCACACCGGATGA
- a CDS encoding VIT family protein — MTRPSEHDEPHGSGLGARLNWLRAAVLGANDGVVSTAGLVVGVAGATSDRGALLTAGLAGLLAGSLSMAAGEYVSVSTQRDSEKAALATERRELQETPEAELVELTGLLEGKGLSREVAREAAVQLTERDALRAHAEVELGIDPDDLTNPWHAAGASFLAFTAGALLPLLAIVLPPSTVRVPVTVLSVLAVLAVTGWWSARLGEAAAGPAVLRNMGGGAVAMAVTYAAGHLLGAAGV; from the coding sequence ATGACGCGACCGTCCGAGCACGACGAACCCCACGGCTCCGGCCTGGGCGCCCGGCTCAACTGGCTGCGGGCCGCCGTGCTCGGTGCGAATGACGGTGTGGTGTCCACCGCCGGGCTCGTCGTCGGGGTCGCCGGGGCGACGAGTGACCGGGGCGCCCTGCTGACGGCCGGGCTGGCCGGGCTGCTCGCCGGGTCGCTGTCGATGGCGGCCGGCGAGTACGTCTCGGTCTCCACCCAGCGCGACTCGGAGAAGGCCGCGCTGGCCACCGAGAGGCGCGAGCTCCAGGAGACCCCGGAGGCCGAACTCGTCGAGCTGACCGGCCTGTTGGAGGGCAAGGGCCTGAGCCGTGAGGTCGCCCGCGAGGCCGCCGTCCAGCTCACCGAACGCGACGCGCTGCGTGCCCACGCGGAGGTCGAGCTGGGCATCGACCCGGACGACCTCACCAACCCCTGGCACGCGGCGGGCGCCAGCTTCCTCGCGTTCACCGCCGGCGCGCTGCTGCCTCTGCTGGCCATCGTGCTGCCCCCGTCCACCGTCCGGGTCCCGGTGACCGTGCTCAGTGTCCTCGCGGTGCTGGCCGTGACGGGCTGGTGGAGCGCCCGCCTGGGCGAGGCGGCGGCCGGCCCGGCGGTGCTGCGCAACATGGGCGGGGGAGCGGTGGCCATGGCGGTGACGTACGCGGCGGGGCACCTGCTGGGCGCGGCGGGGGTGTAG